The window TTCTCTTTGATCTATTGGATCATTCAACTCCGTGTAAGCATTGGCGATTTCTTTTCCATTAACAAAAAGCTCAAAACGTTCAACCAAACCTTTTTTGGTTCTGTGTTTTTTCGCCAAAGGTGTCATTTCAATTGGATAATCAGTAATATATGTTGGCTGAATGAGGTTAGCCTCTACTTTTGCTCCGAAGATTTCATCAACCAATTTGCCTTTGCCCATGCTTGGGTCAGTTTCGATACCAAGATCTTTGCAAACTTGTTTTAATCCTGCTTCATCCATTTCAGAAACATCTATACCTGTGTATTCCAAGATGGAATCATACATGCTGATTCTTCTGTAAGGCCCTGCAAAGTTGATTTCTTTATCTCCAACAGTAACTGTCGTTGTGCCATGAATGGATTCGGTTACTTTCTCCAAAAGTTCTTCCACCATTTCCATCATCCAAATGTAGTCTTTGTAGGCAACATAGATTTCCATGGAAGTGAATTCTGGATTGTGAGTGCGGTCCATCCCTTCATTTCTGAACATTTTCCCAAACTCGTACACACCGTCGAATCCGCCAACAATCAACCTTTTCAAGTACAGTTCATTAGCAATCCTCAAATACAAAGGCATATCCAAGGTATTGTGATGGGTATTGAAAGGTCTAGCTGCGGCACCACCATGAACAGCTTGTAGAATTGGAGTTTCTACTTCCAACCATCCGTGATCGTCGAAGTATCTTCTCATGTTGGAGATGATTTTTGTTCTGGTAATGAACACCTCTTTAACTTCTGGATTGACTGTCAAATCAACATAGCGCTGTCTGTATCTCAACTCGGGATCTGTAAATCCGTCATATACATTTCCATCTTCATCTCTTTTGACAACAGGAAGAGGTTTTACGGCTTTTGAAAGCACTTTAAGTTCAGTTACATGAAGAGAAATTTCACCTGTCTGCGTAGTGAAAATATATCCTTGAACGCCAATAAAATCACCGATTCCTAATAGTTTTTTAAAAACAGTATTATAAAGGGTCTTGTCCTCTCCTTCGCAGATATCGTCTCTTCTTACATAAATTTGAAGTCTGCCAGTAGAATCTTGGATTTCTGCAAAAGAAGCGGAACCCATGATACGACGACTCATCAATCGACCTGCAATGGTGATACCCTTGTAATCAGTTTTATTATTTTCGTAATTTTTATGAATATCTGCCGCAGTCACATTGATAGGAAATGACTCTGCTGGGTATGGATTGATTCCCAGTTTCATTAGTTCTTCCCGGTCTTTTCTACGCTCTATTTCCTGTTCGCTTAATAATTGCATTTGTTCAATGATTTGAGATGTTGAGCGAAATTATATGAACTGCGCTCAGTGTTGGTTTTTATTTTATGCTTTTATATTTCTTCTTCTTGTAATTTCTTTTTTGATCAAGTCAAATTCTCTTGAACTTTGACCTGCAACTGAGGTGTTTTCTTCAGCTCGTCTTCCTAGATAAGGCATTACTTTCTCAACTGGACCATAAGGAACGTATTTTACTACATTATATCCTGCATGAGATAGGTTGAATGAAATATTATCACTCATTCCATAGAGCTGAGCAAAATATACGCTTTCGTCACTTGGGCTAATGTTAGCCTCTTCGATTAGCTGAGTTAATAGGATATTACTTTTTTCATTGTGTGAACCTGCCACGAGACTGACATGACCATGATTTTCTACACAAAAGCGAAGCGCTTCATCGAAATCTCTATCTGTTGATGCTTTATCTGGCTGTATAGGGCTATTATATCCTTTGTCTTTTGCGCGATCTCTCTCTTTTTCCATGTAGGCACCACGGACGAGTTTAGCGCCAAACTTATATCCTTTGTGTGCCGCAACTGCTTGTGAAGATTTAAGTCTCTGCAACATTTCATGCATATACATTTGATAAGTATTGTAAACCACGCAATGTTCTTGATTGTATTTTTCCATGGCTTCATATGCCATTTCATCGATGACGTCTTGAAACCAAGATTCTTCGGCATCAATCAGGATTTTGGTTTTCGCTTCAAAAGCAGCTTTACATAATTCGTCAACTCTAGCTTTCAGTTTATTAAATGATGTTTGCTCTTTTTCAGAAAGTTTTTTTCCTTCTTGAACCTTCATCATGATCTCGTAGCTACCTAATCCTGTTACTTTGAACACTGCAAAAGGAATATTTTCATCTCCAGCAGACCGCTCTAT is drawn from Belliella baltica DSM 15883 and contains these coding sequences:
- the lysS gene encoding lysine--tRNA ligase, yielding MQLLSEQEIERRKDREELMKLGINPYPAESFPINVTAADIHKNYENNKTDYKGITIAGRLMSRRIMGSASFAEIQDSTGRLQIYVRRDDICEGEDKTLYNTVFKKLLGIGDFIGVQGYIFTTQTGEISLHVTELKVLSKAVKPLPVVKRDEDGNVYDGFTDPELRYRQRYVDLTVNPEVKEVFITRTKIISNMRRYFDDHGWLEVETPILQAVHGGAAARPFNTHHNTLDMPLYLRIANELYLKRLIVGGFDGVYEFGKMFRNEGMDRTHNPEFTSMEIYVAYKDYIWMMEMVEELLEKVTESIHGTTTVTVGDKEINFAGPYRRISMYDSILEYTGIDVSEMDEAGLKQVCKDLGIETDPSMGKGKLVDEIFGAKVEANLIQPTYITDYPIEMTPLAKKHRTKKGLVERFELFVNGKEIANAYTELNDPIDQRERFEEQLKLAARGDDEAMAMDDDFLRALEYGMPPTSGLGIGIDRLTMMLTNKTTIQEVLFFPQMRPEKKVKIASDEDFMALGIAQGLIPALRDLNIHTIDQLKEQDANKLFNDVCGRRKKLKLEANNPTKEEVEAWLA
- a CDS encoding proline dehydrogenase family protein, which encodes MPTKTKISLENLEVAFASKTDAELRKMYLIYATMNNNTAVKLGIKMANFAFAIKAPIKGLMKKTMFGHFCGGESIEDSQKTVDELAAYRIRTILDYSVEGKGNEASYEATKNEILRTIERSAGDENIPFAVFKVTGLGSYEIMMKVQEGKKLSEKEQTSFNKLKARVDELCKAAFEAKTKILIDAEESWFQDVIDEMAYEAMEKYNQEHCVVYNTYQMYMHEMLQRLKSSQAVAAHKGYKFGAKLVRGAYMEKERDRAKDKGYNSPIQPDKASTDRDFDEALRFCVENHGHVSLVAGSHNEKSNILLTQLIEEANISPSDESVYFAQLYGMSDNISFNLSHAGYNVVKYVPYGPVEKVMPYLGRRAEENTSVAGQSSREFDLIKKEITRRRNIKA